A DNA window from Rhodospirillales bacterium contains the following coding sequences:
- the rpsI gene encoding 30S ribosomal protein S9 — MTDTLTSAPVVGSGPAAPAAKARSYGTGRRKSSVARVWVMAGKGRITVNGKPQQEYFPRAGHLALLRLPLQVSERQDEVDVVCTVRGGGTSGQAGAIRHGISRALAAREPALGPKLRAHGLLTRDARRVERKKYGRPKARRSFQFSKR, encoded by the coding sequence ATGACTGACACGCTAACTTCCGCCCCGGTGGTCGGCTCTGGTCCGGCGGCACCTGCCGCCAAAGCGCGGAGTTACGGCACAGGTCGGCGCAAGAGCTCCGTGGCACGTGTCTGGGTGATGGCGGGCAAGGGACGGATCACGGTTAACGGCAAACCCCAGCAAGAGTACTTTCCACGGGCGGGGCATCTGGCGCTGTTGCGACTGCCGCTTCAGGTGTCCGAGCGTCAGGACGAAGTCGACGTCGTCTGCACGGTCCGCGGTGGCGGAACTTCAGGGCAGGCAGGGGCAATCCGGCACGGTATCAGCCGAGCCCTCGCCGCACGCGAGCCAGCGCTCGGCCCCAAGCTTCGTGCGCACGGACTGCTGACCCGGGATGCTCGTCGAGTGGAACGAAAGAAGTACGGGCGCCCGAAGGCGCGCCGAAGCTTCCAGTTCTC
- the rplM gene encoding 50S ribosomal protein L13 has protein sequence MRTYTARPAEIKRAWHLIDAEGVVLGRLASLIANRLRGKHKAMYTPHLDCGDNIVVVNAEKVALTGVKSRDKLHYWHTGYPGGIRSRRYGDLLAGGRPEQVIELAVRRMIPKGPLGREQLRKLHVYAGPDHPHAAQQPVPVDLAALNSKNLRQSSND, from the coding sequence ATGCGTACATATACCGCCCGCCCGGCGGAGATTAAGCGTGCTTGGCATCTGATCGATGCCGAAGGAGTTGTCCTTGGACGGCTGGCCAGTCTCATCGCCAATCGGCTCCGCGGAAAGCACAAGGCGATGTACACGCCGCATTTGGACTGCGGCGACAACATCGTCGTGGTCAACGCGGAGAAGGTGGCGCTGACCGGCGTTAAATCCCGTGACAAGCTGCACTACTGGCACACCGGATATCCGGGCGGCATTCGGTCGCGGCGCTACGGGGACCTGCTCGCAGGCGGGCGCCCCGAACAGGTCATCGAACTCGCGGTGCGTCGGATGATCCCGAAGGGTCCGCTGGGTCGGGAACAATTGCGCAAGCTGCACGTGTACGCTGGTCCGGACCATCCGCATGCGGCCCAGCAGCCGGTGCCGGTCGATCTGGCGGCGCTGAATTCGAAGAACCTACGGCAATCTTCCAATGACTGA